The following coding sequences lie in one Miscanthus floridulus cultivar M001 chromosome 9, ASM1932011v1, whole genome shotgun sequence genomic window:
- the LOC136481142 gene encoding thaumatin-like protein — MEPPGVGDAPPGGDGDTEWVQDLPGWEGGDAGLLLHSAPWPWPLINNKPQLLHLINIFVTVALLLVTSTNGAGTGNGSGIQLILVNNCTESILPGLLGTAGHPTPQSGGFHLAPGDEAAFDVPLGWSGRVWPRRGCSFDDRARGLCATGDCGGVLHCDGRPSATPATVVEMTLGTPKSPLHFYDVSLVDGFNAPVSMAPVGGGAGCGVAGCQADLIVCCPSALEVRDREGRVAGCRSACRAMGGDRYCCTGDYASPDKFRPTIFAHVFKAVCPKAYSYAYDDATSLNRCKASRYLITFCPPPTSRK, encoded by the exons ATGGAGCCACCGGGGGTGGGCGACGCGCCGCCGGGTGGGGATGGAGACACCGAGTGGGTACAGGATCTGCCGGGGTGGGAGGGTGGCGACGCCGGc CTACTATTGCATTCGGCACCATGGCCCTGGCCTCTAATTAATAACAAGCCCCAGCTGCTGCACCTCATCAACATTTTTGTCACAGTGGCATTGTTATTAGTCACCAGCACTA ATGGTGCAGGTACTGGGAATGGGAGTGGCATCCAGCTGATCTTGGTGAACAACTGCACGGAATCCATCTTGCCTGGCCTGCTGGGCACTGCCGGCCACCCGACGCCGCAGTCGGGCGGCTTCCACCTGGCCCCTGGCGACGAGGCCGCCTTCGACGTGCCGCTGGGGTGGTCCGGCCGCGTGTGGCCGCGCCGCGGCTGCTCCTTCGACGACCGTGCGCGGGGGCTGTGCGCCACGGGGGACTGCGGCGGCGTGCTCCACTGCGACGGCCGCCCCAGCGCCACCCCggccacggtggtggagatgacGCTGGGCACCCCAAAGTCCCCTCTCCACTTCTACGACGTGTCGCTGGTGGACGGTTTCAACGCGCCGGTGTCCATGGCCCCCGTGGGCGGCGGCGCCGGCTGCGGTGTGGCCGGGTGCCAGGCGGACCTCATCGTCTGCTGCCCGTCCGCGCTGGAGGTCAGGGACCGGGAGGGCAGGGTGGCCGGCTGCCGGAGCGCCTGCAGGGCCATGGGAGGGGACAGGTACTGCTGCACGGGGGACTACGCGTCGCCGGACAAGTTCCGCCCCACCATCTTCGCCCACGTCTTCAAGGCCGTCTGCCCCAAGGCCTACAGCTACGCCTACGACGACGCCACCTCCCTCAACCGCTGCAAGGCCAGCCGCTACCTCATCACCTTCTGCCCACCGCCGACATCCAGGAAATGA